A part of Desulfofundulus salinus genomic DNA contains:
- a CDS encoding 4Fe-4S dicluster domain-containing protein, with protein sequence MSSDQVATGVINLSEGDSSLANEIKELGGEELMECIQCAKCAAACPMVLAGFPFFNKRIIQAIFLGLRDALLDDSSIWACQSCNRCTEVCPREVNPFEIIQAMRRVAIREFALPTLSIEGLKSLYDTGHAVYLAGAGNTRAKVGLPEKPPSTVANPEALKELQAVIRKTALADLGIIPMDESGVKETCEV encoded by the coding sequence GTGTCTAGCGATCAAGTAGCAACGGGGGTAATCAACCTCTCTGAAGGCGATTCCAGTCTAGCTAATGAAATAAAAGAGTTAGGCGGCGAGGAATTGATGGAATGCATCCAGTGCGCCAAATGCGCCGCCGCCTGCCCTATGGTGCTGGCTGGCTTTCCCTTTTTCAACAAGCGGATTATTCAAGCGATTTTCCTGGGGTTGCGTGACGCACTGCTGGACGATTCATCCATTTGGGCCTGTCAGTCCTGCAATCGCTGCACCGAAGTATGTCCGCGGGAGGTTAACCCCTTTGAGATCATTCAAGCCATGCGGCGAGTGGCGATAAGGGAGTTTGCCCTGCCTACCCTTTCCATTGAAGGTCTTAAGTCCCTTTACGATACCGGCCATGCCGTTTATCTGGCGGGAGCCGGAAACACGCGGGCAAAAGTTGGTCTGCCGGAAAAGCCGCCTTCCACGGTCGCGAACCCGGAAGCTTTGAAAGAGCTGCAGGCGGTCATACGAAAAACAGCCCTGGCCGACCTGGGAATTATCCCCATGGACGAGTCCGGCGTAAAGGAAACTTGTGAGGTGTAG
- a CDS encoding hydrogenase iron-sulfur subunit codes for MRTEFEPKIIAFLCNWCSYAGADLAGSLRFQYPPNVTIIRVPCSGRVSPLFILKALFAGADGVLVGGUHPGDCHYGSGNYNAERRTKITQRLLDSLGIERERLRLAWISASEGAKFAETVRDFTTQLQELGPNPLRVTDGQEKGNEGTVV; via the coding sequence ATGCGGACAGAGTTTGAACCAAAAATTATTGCCTTTTTATGTAACTGGTGCAGTTACGCAGGTGCAGACCTTGCCGGGTCTCTCAGGTTCCAGTACCCCCCGAATGTGACGATCATCAGGGTGCCCTGCTCTGGAAGGGTTTCTCCGTTATTTATACTGAAGGCCCTTTTTGCCGGCGCTGACGGCGTGCTGGTAGGCGGGTGACATCCCGGAGACTGCCACTATGGTAGTGGCAATTATAATGCTGAACGGCGCACCAAGATCACCCAGCGGCTTTTAGATTCACTGGGAATTGAGCGGGAGCGGCTCCGGTTGGCCTGGATTTCCGCTTCGGAAGGGGCCAAGTTTGCCGAGACGGTAAGAGATTTCACTACTCAGCTACAGGAGTTGGGTCCCAACCCGTTGCGTGTCACGGATGGCCAGGAGAAAGGGAATGAAGGAACCGTGGTTTAA
- a CDS encoding CoB--CoM heterodisulfide reductase iron-sulfur subunit B family protein → MKVGFFVGCNTAFNRPDLEQAVRYAFPALGIELDNLEGQSCCPSWGTMPSVDVVGWCAVGARNHTIAEEKGLDIVTVCGSCYGSLAESKYKMDTHPEIKAQVNEILKDIGREYKGTSNVRLAFYYLYHELGPDKIKEAVKHKLDGLTVALQPGCHTLWPSKVYYDKEEDPFHPKVLKEMCEALGATVGHYTRLIDCCGMGAMRSTDMEKSLKLVEKKLISMKNEVNPDLIVTGCSSCLIQFDTAQELLRSGKKINFEIPVLHIMQVLALCLGADPERVTGLAKTDVRRVVNRILEGL, encoded by the coding sequence ATGAAGGTAGGTTTTTTTGTCGGCTGCAACACGGCGTTTAATAGACCGGATTTAGAGCAGGCGGTACGGTATGCGTTCCCGGCACTCGGGATTGAACTGGACAACCTTGAAGGACAGTCATGTTGTCCCAGTTGGGGGACGATGCCCTCCGTAGACGTGGTGGGCTGGTGTGCCGTAGGAGCTAGAAACCACACCATAGCTGAGGAAAAAGGCCTGGATATAGTCACCGTGTGCGGCAGCTGTTACGGTAGCCTGGCTGAATCAAAGTACAAGATGGATACCCACCCGGAGATAAAGGCCCAGGTCAACGAGATTCTTAAGGATATTGGCAGGGAATATAAGGGAACCAGCAATGTCAGGCTCGCTTTCTATTATCTATACCATGAGCTTGGGCCTGACAAGATTAAAGAGGCCGTTAAACATAAACTCGACGGCCTTACAGTGGCCCTTCAGCCCGGCTGCCACACCCTCTGGCCAAGCAAAGTTTACTATGATAAGGAAGAAGATCCCTTCCACCCCAAGGTGCTTAAGGAAATGTGTGAGGCCTTGGGCGCTACAGTTGGTCATTATACCCGCTTAATCGACTGTTGTGGTATGGGTGCTATGCGGAGCACCGACATGGAAAAATCCTTAAAGCTTGTTGAGAAAAAGCTTATCTCCATGAAAAACGAGGTTAATCCCGACCTGATCGTGACCGGTTGCAGTTCCTGCTTGATCCAGTTCGACACAGCCCAGGAACTCCTGCGTAGCGGCAAGAAGATTAATTTCGAGATTCCTGTCCTCCACATCATGCAGGTCCTGGCGTTATGCCTGGGAGCCGATCCGGAGCGGGTTACCGGTCTGGCGAAAACGGATGTAAGACGCGTTGTAAACAGGATTTTGGAAGGATTATAA